The following proteins are co-located in the Micromonospora viridifaciens genome:
- a CDS encoding GNAT family N-acetyltransferase gives MAPALQFALAAALTVVLVVLVVLVVLRLASARPRDLVVPPLPGDRPGGGAPTEETPPQPQILRLIQQQLTIEAVRVLRQQTGLSLAEAKQVVDYLLAGDSPPPRHYPPAPPGPAADGKVDDGLRAAVAALAHQGLKIQAVRLVRERTGWTLAEAKRFVESLELRAAAASGREWPGEVSLRTWSPPAAGRHALRSLGMTIASTDRLVVRNWTDEPGDLARIYDIYSRDEVMRWLGGGKGRMTDPAEAVQRVHAWRDRYAPYAGRWGIWAIEPRDAGHAVGSVLLKPLPGQDGVTPTDDIEIGWHLHPDSQGHGYATEAARVVLDREFATGTQQVYAVVMAGNEPSMAVARRLGMTYLGVRTDWYGGMELEAFVLHRPV, from the coding sequence ATGGCCCCCGCTCTCCAGTTCGCCCTCGCGGCGGCGCTGACGGTCGTGCTGGTCGTGCTGGTCGTGCTGGTGGTGCTCCGACTCGCCTCCGCTCGTCCCCGGGACCTCGTCGTTCCGCCCCTGCCCGGGGACCGGCCCGGCGGCGGTGCGCCCACCGAGGAGACGCCACCGCAGCCGCAGATCCTGCGGTTGATCCAGCAGCAGCTGACGATCGAGGCCGTCAGGGTGCTGCGCCAGCAGACCGGCCTGTCGTTGGCGGAGGCGAAGCAGGTGGTCGACTACCTGTTGGCGGGCGATTCGCCGCCGCCCCGGCACTACCCTCCGGCTCCGCCCGGCCCGGCAGCGGACGGGAAGGTCGACGACGGGCTGCGGGCCGCCGTCGCGGCGCTCGCGCACCAGGGATTGAAGATCCAGGCGGTCAGGCTGGTTCGGGAGCGCACGGGCTGGACGTTGGCCGAGGCGAAGCGGTTTGTAGAGAGTCTTGAGTTGAGAGCGGCCGCCGCCAGCGGGCGTGAGTGGCCCGGGGAGGTGAGCCTGCGGACTTGGTCGCCCCCGGCGGCGGGACGGCACGCATTACGCTCCCTCGGCATGACGATCGCCTCTACCGACCGGCTGGTGGTCCGAAACTGGACCGACGAGCCCGGCGACCTGGCCCGGATCTACGACATCTACTCGCGGGACGAGGTGATGCGCTGGCTCGGCGGGGGCAAGGGGCGGATGACCGACCCGGCCGAGGCGGTGCAGCGGGTGCACGCCTGGCGGGACCGCTACGCCCCGTACGCCGGGCGGTGGGGCATCTGGGCGATCGAGCCGCGCGACGCCGGGCACGCCGTGGGCAGCGTCCTGCTGAAGCCGCTGCCCGGTCAGGACGGTGTCACCCCCACCGACGACATCGAGATCGGCTGGCACCTGCACCCCGACTCGCAGGGCCACGGCTACGCCACCGAGGCGGCCCGGGTCGTGCTCGACCGGGAGTTCGCCACCGGCACGCAGCAGGTCTACGCGGTGGTGATGGCGGGCAACGAGCCGTCGATGGCGGTGGCCCGCCGGCTCGGCATGACCTACCTGGGCGTCCGCACCGACTGGTACGGCGGCATGGAGCTGGAGGCATTCGTGCTGCACCGGCCGGTCTGA
- a CDS encoding phytoene desaturase family protein: protein MSKRSELPARADVVVVGSGHNGLVSAILLARAGLDVLVLEAAEMIGGATRTENPFPKVPGLRHSTGSYLLGLMPPELLATLDVHIPVLRRDPHYFLPTPGGLGSPYLLFGSDAAASRRQLAEMFSPADAAADDALQAELAQLRADLAPAWLTEPLPVEETAERYVRPALRQVFVDLVRGSVADYLARFDFRSELLVGMYAVTDGLSGLNAGPDDPGTGHNFLVHNMCRLPGSGGTWMIAQGGMGTVSRTFAEAARAAGATILTGTPVTAVTLDGGTASGVVLADGREVAAPVVLGACDPYRLMELLPDGALPAPLAERMTAVRRPGSTLKLNLALAGLPRFSCLPAGAPSPFGSTIHLLPGSASLVGQGGESPMAALRAMWADVQAGRLPEEPTIEWYLHTTVDPSLADDAGHHSSALFVQSVPYELAGTSWDEALPGYVEKLVAICERYAPGTGDLIADAVPLPPPGIEAHFGITGGHIHHVDNTVSFADRMPYATGVDGVYAGSAGCHPAGSVIGAAGHNAAQRILTDLGR from the coding sequence ATGAGCAAGCGCAGCGAACTGCCGGCCCGCGCCGATGTCGTGGTGGTCGGCTCCGGGCACAACGGCCTGGTCTCGGCGATCCTGCTGGCTCGCGCCGGCCTCGACGTGCTGGTGCTGGAGGCGGCCGAGATGATCGGCGGGGCGACCCGCACCGAGAACCCGTTCCCCAAGGTGCCCGGCCTGCGCCACTCCACCGGCTCCTACCTGCTCGGGCTGATGCCGCCGGAGCTGCTCGCCACGCTCGACGTGCACATCCCGGTGCTGCGCCGGGACCCGCACTACTTCCTGCCCACCCCGGGCGGGCTCGGCTCGCCGTACCTCCTCTTCGGCAGCGACGCCGCGGCGAGCCGGCGGCAGCTCGCGGAGATGTTCTCCCCCGCCGACGCGGCCGCCGACGACGCGCTCCAGGCCGAGCTGGCCCAGCTCCGCGCGGACCTGGCCCCGGCCTGGCTGACCGAGCCGCTGCCGGTCGAGGAGACCGCCGAGCGGTACGTCCGCCCGGCCCTGCGGCAGGTCTTCGTCGACCTGGTCCGCGGCTCGGTCGCCGACTACCTGGCCCGCTTCGACTTCCGCTCCGAGCTGCTGGTCGGCATGTACGCGGTCACCGACGGCCTCTCCGGCCTCAACGCCGGCCCGGACGACCCCGGCACCGGGCACAACTTCCTGGTGCACAACATGTGCCGACTCCCTGGCTCGGGCGGCACCTGGATGATCGCCCAGGGCGGCATGGGCACCGTCTCCCGGACCTTCGCCGAGGCCGCCCGCGCCGCCGGAGCGACCATCCTGACCGGTACGCCGGTCACCGCGGTCACCCTCGACGGCGGCACCGCGTCCGGGGTCGTGCTGGCCGACGGGCGGGAGGTGGCCGCCCCGGTGGTGCTCGGGGCCTGTGACCCGTACCGGCTGATGGAGCTGCTGCCCGACGGCGCGCTCCCGGCCCCGCTGGCCGAGCGGATGACGGCGGTCCGCCGCCCCGGCAGCACGCTCAAGCTCAACCTCGCGCTGGCCGGGCTGCCCCGCTTCTCCTGCCTGCCGGCGGGCGCACCGAGCCCGTTCGGCTCCACCATCCACCTGCTGCCCGGGTCGGCCTCGCTGGTCGGGCAGGGCGGCGAGTCGCCGATGGCCGCGCTGCGCGCCATGTGGGCGGACGTGCAGGCCGGGCGGCTGCCGGAGGAGCCGACCATCGAGTGGTACCTGCACACCACGGTCGACCCGTCGCTCGCCGACGACGCCGGGCACCACTCGTCGGCGCTGTTCGTGCAGTCGGTCCCGTACGAGCTGGCCGGCACCTCCTGGGACGAGGCGCTCCCCGGCTATGTCGAGAAGCTGGTGGCGATCTGCGAGCGGTACGCCCCCGGCACCGGCGACCTGATCGCCGACGCGGTGCCGCTGCCCCCGCCCGGCATCGAGGCGCACTTCGGCATCACCGGCGGACACATCCACCACGTCGACAACACCGTCTCGTTCGCCGACCGGATGCCGTACGCCACCGGCGTCGACGGCGTGTACGCCGGCAGCGCCGGCTGCCACCCCGCCGGCAGCGTCATCGGCGCCGCCGGCCACAACGCCGCCCAGCGCATCCTCACCGACCTGGGCCGCTGA
- a CDS encoding Rieske 2Fe-2S domain-containing protein, producing the protein MRVTGTGHASMRIDTAAGSILCDPWVNPAYFASWFPFPDNSQLDWATLGQVDYLYVSHLHRDHFDAKHLRDHISKDATVLLPEFPTSEMEDELRELGFTKFLKAPNEQVVELPGGLKIMIQALTSPTDGPIGDSSLWVEYDGVRLLNQNDARPTDLSVFAELGHVHAHLLQFSGAIWYPMVYELPQAAKTAFGKQKRDRQFDRTWRYIDDLKADHVFPIAGPPCFLDDELWQFNDIFGDEGNIFPDQSVFMAEYAKVGGTNGIVLLPGSVTEITTEGATTTHPVPVEEFFANKAAHLAEMRERKRPIIEAEKASWRHPEIDVLGEMKRRIEPLLDESIYLAKGVGGPVRFDLVGYDGDSVESIVVDFPGKEVRPYADEKVRYRFRTERALIEHLLHIGEVDWVNSLFLSCRFSAARIGQYNEFVYAFFKCLSEERLQYAEGWYDEHERAVDAEDITLDGWVVQRRCPHLKADLSRFGIVEGDQLTCQLHGWKFDLASGRCLTSVGHKIRAQRADAPTAAS; encoded by the coding sequence GTGCGAGTGACCGGTACGGGACATGCCAGCATGCGGATCGACACGGCCGCGGGCAGCATCCTGTGCGACCCGTGGGTCAATCCCGCCTATTTCGCCTCCTGGTTCCCTTTTCCGGACAACTCCCAGCTCGACTGGGCGACCCTCGGGCAGGTCGACTACCTCTACGTGTCGCACCTGCACCGGGACCACTTCGACGCGAAGCACCTGCGTGACCACATCTCCAAGGACGCGACCGTCCTGCTCCCCGAGTTCCCCACCTCGGAGATGGAGGACGAGCTGCGGGAGCTGGGCTTCACCAAGTTCCTCAAGGCCCCGAACGAGCAGGTCGTGGAGCTGCCCGGCGGCCTGAAGATCATGATCCAGGCGCTGACCAGCCCGACCGACGGCCCGATCGGTGACTCGTCGCTGTGGGTGGAGTACGACGGGGTCCGGCTGCTCAACCAGAACGACGCCCGCCCGACCGATCTGAGCGTCTTCGCCGAGCTGGGCCACGTGCACGCGCACCTGCTGCAGTTCTCCGGCGCGATCTGGTACCCGATGGTCTACGAGCTGCCGCAGGCGGCGAAGACCGCGTTCGGCAAGCAGAAGCGGGACCGGCAGTTCGACCGCACGTGGCGCTACATCGACGACCTGAAGGCCGACCACGTCTTCCCGATCGCCGGCCCGCCCTGCTTCCTCGACGACGAGTTGTGGCAGTTCAACGACATCTTCGGCGACGAGGGCAACATCTTCCCCGACCAGTCGGTCTTCATGGCGGAGTACGCCAAGGTCGGCGGCACCAACGGGATCGTGCTGCTGCCGGGCAGCGTCACCGAGATCACCACCGAGGGTGCGACCACCACCCACCCGGTGCCGGTCGAGGAGTTCTTCGCCAACAAGGCGGCCCACCTGGCGGAGATGCGGGAGCGCAAGCGCCCGATCATCGAGGCCGAGAAGGCGTCGTGGCGGCACCCGGAGATCGACGTGCTGGGCGAGATGAAGCGCCGGATCGAGCCGCTGCTGGACGAGTCGATCTACCTGGCCAAGGGCGTCGGCGGCCCGGTCCGCTTCGACCTGGTCGGCTACGACGGCGACAGCGTCGAATCGATCGTGGTGGACTTCCCGGGCAAGGAGGTCCGGCCGTACGCGGACGAGAAGGTCCGCTACCGGTTCCGCACCGAGCGGGCGCTGATCGAGCACCTGCTGCACATCGGCGAGGTGGACTGGGTCAACTCGCTCTTCCTCTCCTGCCGCTTCTCCGCCGCCCGGATCGGCCAGTACAACGAGTTCGTCTACGCGTTCTTCAAGTGCCTGTCCGAGGAGCGCCTCCAGTACGCGGAGGGCTGGTACGACGAGCACGAGCGGGCGGTCGACGCCGAGGACATCACCCTCGACGGCTGGGTGGTGCAGCGCCGCTGCCCACACCTGAAGGCGGACCTGAGCCGGTTCGGCATCGTCGAGGGCGACCAGCTCACCTGCCAGCTGCATGGCTGGAAGTTCGACCTGGCCAGCGGTCGGTGCCTGACCAGCGTCGGCCACAAGATCCGCGCCCAGCGCGCCGACGCCCCCACCGCCGCGAGCTGA
- a CDS encoding DUF2631 domain-containing protein: MAGSEPVTAPDQHKPGNRKAGRILAVLSAAMLVLMAFCGNHEGKVEDIWLVGIAALLLAIVIGDAVLRRNGLRS; this comes from the coding sequence GTGGCAGGAAGCGAGCCGGTAACCGCGCCAGATCAGCACAAGCCCGGAAACCGCAAGGCCGGACGGATCCTGGCGGTGCTGTCGGCGGCGATGTTGGTGTTGATGGCGTTCTGCGGCAACCACGAGGGCAAGGTCGAGGACATCTGGCTGGTCGGGATCGCCGCACTGCTGCTGGCCATCGTGATCGGCGACGCGGTGCTGCGCCGCAACGGGCTGCGGTCCTGA
- a CDS encoding DivIVA domain-containing protein, with product MASQGQRFRRKALRRGYKVDEVDAFLDRVEATLDGQPVGAPVASQEVRDVVFRVRFNGYDEWQVDLHLDRVERQLAELEERGGAPGGRGGDPRMSDRLGPPMRDDRGLSPVPQPPLPPRQMPAQPGPPADRYGSRYDDPTAGNRYDDPTGRYDDPAGGRYDDPTGGRYDDPTGGRYDDNAGGRYDEPIGGRYDGRAGGRYDEPTGAFAGGYDGPRGGYDAPRGPAGPGPMGPGPGAPMGPGAPMGPGAPMGPGAPMGPGGAPARGLPPGPGGYGPDERFDGFEAGRRGRADMTAEFRMPERDPRGRGPAGPPPVPQQGFGGPPPMAGPPVAGPPMAGPPVAGPPMAGPPVAGPPMAGPPGSDLYRVDQIRRSFQVRRFGSGYDPDQVDRFFDTLLGGMQGRNPMPVNPKDLDSLRFGLVPGGYFEAEVDAALKDVQDILLGR from the coding sequence GTGGCGAGTCAGGGTCAGCGTTTCCGGCGTAAGGCGCTCCGCCGGGGATACAAGGTCGACGAGGTGGACGCCTTCCTGGACCGAGTGGAGGCGACACTCGACGGTCAGCCGGTCGGCGCGCCCGTGGCCTCCCAGGAGGTCCGCGACGTCGTCTTCCGGGTGCGGTTCAACGGCTACGACGAGTGGCAGGTCGACCTGCACCTCGACCGGGTGGAGCGCCAGCTGGCCGAGCTGGAGGAGCGGGGCGGCGCCCCGGGCGGGCGCGGTGGCGATCCCCGGATGTCCGACCGGCTCGGCCCGCCGATGCGTGACGATCGCGGCCTCTCGCCGGTGCCGCAACCACCCCTGCCGCCCCGACAGATGCCCGCCCAGCCCGGCCCGCCCGCCGACCGTTACGGCAGCCGCTACGACGATCCCACCGCTGGCAACCGCTACGACGACCCGACGGGCCGCTACGACGATCCGGCCGGTGGTCGCTACGACGACCCGACGGGCGGCCGCTACGACGACCCGACGGGTGGTCGCTACGACGACAACGCCGGTGGCCGTTACGACGAGCCGATCGGTGGCCGGTACGACGGCCGGGCCGGCGGGCGCTACGACGAGCCGACCGGGGCCTTCGCCGGTGGCTACGACGGCCCGCGTGGCGGCTACGACGCTCCCCGCGGCCCGGCTGGCCCCGGCCCGATGGGTCCGGGTCCCGGTGCTCCGATGGGTCCGGGTGCCCCGATGGGTCCGGGTGCTCCGATGGGGCCGGGTGCCCCGATGGGGCCTGGTGGCGCGCCGGCCCGCGGCCTTCCCCCGGGCCCCGGCGGCTACGGCCCGGATGAGCGGTTCGACGGTTTCGAGGCCGGCCGGCGCGGCCGCGCCGACATGACCGCCGAGTTCCGGATGCCCGAGCGCGACCCGCGTGGTCGTGGCCCGGCCGGCCCCCCGCCGGTGCCGCAGCAGGGTTTCGGCGGGCCCCCGCCGATGGCCGGCCCGCCCGTCGCCGGCCCGCCCATGGCCGGGCCACCCGTCGCCGGTCCGCCGATGGCCGGCCCGCCCGTCGCCGGTCCGCCGATGGCCGGCCCGCCCGGCAGTGACCTCTACCGGGTGGACCAGATCCGCCGCAGCTTCCAGGTGCGCCGCTTCGGCAGCGGGTACGACCCGGACCAGGTCGATCGGTTCTTCGACACCCTGCTCGGCGGCATGCAGGGCCGCAACCCGATGCCGGTGAACCCGAAGGACCTCGACAGCCTGCGCTTCGGGCTGGTGCCCGGCGGCTACTTCGAGGCCGAGGTCGACGCCGCGCTCAAGGACGTGCAGGACATCCTGCTCGGCCGCTGA
- the rlmN gene encoding 23S rRNA (adenine(2503)-C(2))-methyltransferase RlmN, translating into MTSLPLISVDPDARGRRPAMPPRHLADLDLPGRQALVAELGEPAFRAKQVSNHYFGRLVRDPARMTDLPAATRERLAGALLPTLLTPVRELACDDGATRKALWRLHDGSLVESVLMGYPDRVTVCISSQAGCGMACPFCATGQAGLTRNLSTAEIVDQAVYLAGVAASGAVAGSPPRLSHVVFMGMGEPLANYSRVVAAIRRLVAPAPEGLGLSQRHITVSTVGLVPAIRRLASEDLSVTLALSLHAPDDELRDELVPVNQRWKVSEVLDAAWDYAATTGRRVSIEYAMIKDVNDQPWRADLLGRLLAGKLAHVNLIPLNPTPGSRWDASPKPVEREFVRRLRDAGVSTTVRDTRGREIDGACGQLAAAEDRDTEPSQRRDRA; encoded by the coding sequence ATGACGAGTCTCCCCCTGATCTCCGTTGACCCCGACGCCCGGGGCCGCCGGCCCGCGATGCCGCCCCGTCACCTCGCCGACCTGGACCTGCCGGGCCGGCAGGCGCTCGTCGCCGAGCTGGGGGAGCCGGCCTTCCGTGCCAAGCAGGTCTCCAACCACTACTTCGGCCGCCTGGTCCGCGACCCCGCCCGGATGACCGACCTGCCGGCGGCCACCCGGGAGCGGCTGGCCGGGGCGCTGCTGCCCACCCTGCTCACCCCGGTACGCGAGCTGGCCTGCGACGACGGTGCCACCCGGAAGGCGCTCTGGCGGCTGCACGACGGCTCGCTGGTGGAGAGCGTGCTGATGGGCTACCCGGACCGGGTCACCGTCTGCATCTCCAGCCAGGCCGGCTGCGGCATGGCCTGCCCGTTCTGCGCCACCGGCCAGGCCGGGCTGACCCGTAACCTGTCGACCGCCGAGATCGTCGACCAGGCCGTCTACCTGGCCGGGGTGGCCGCCTCGGGCGCGGTCGCCGGCTCGCCGCCACGGCTGTCGCACGTCGTCTTCATGGGCATGGGCGAGCCACTGGCCAACTACTCGCGAGTGGTCGCGGCGATCCGCCGGCTGGTCGCGCCGGCACCGGAGGGGCTCGGCCTGTCCCAGCGGCACATCACCGTCTCGACCGTCGGCCTGGTACCGGCCATCCGTCGACTGGCCAGCGAAGACCTCTCGGTGACCCTTGCGCTGTCGCTGCACGCCCCCGATGATGAGCTGCGCGACGAACTCGTCCCGGTCAACCAGCGCTGGAAGGTGTCCGAGGTGCTGGACGCGGCGTGGGACTACGCGGCCACGACGGGGCGTCGCGTGTCGATCGAGTACGCGATGATCAAGGACGTGAACGACCAGCCGTGGAGAGCCGATCTGCTCGGGCGGCTGCTGGCCGGCAAGCTGGCCCACGTGAACCTCATCCCGCTCAACCCGACTCCGGGCAGTCGCTGGGACGCCAGCCCGAAGCCGGTCGAGCGGGAGTTCGTCCGGCGGTTGCGCGACGCCGGGGTGTCGACCACGGTGCGCGACACCCGGGGACGCGAGATCGACGGCGCGTGTGGTCAGCTGGCCGCCGCCGAGGACAGGGACACCGAGCCGTCGCAACGGCGTGACCGAGCGTAG
- a CDS encoding phosphatidate cytidylyltransferase translates to MSRPDPYGAAQPRGWDRPGPLPWPEADLEPQSWQRPGGAEAYAESPGSTRPVADPYAQPWPDDERYDAPRGRRRYEDQPGPGRNERDRWDGGPTHRDEPDQWDRGPGHRAEREQWDAGRTHRDPGPGQRDDLPYRETRGDSRDRAYDEPVRGSRPDVADDEYPTAQITPVRDEPAGQLTALRDEPTGQLAAVRDEPAPESPGRRGRGRRRASADRPPTAQPSSGRAGRNLPAAIGVGLALGAAIVVPLFTYRPAFLAVVAAAVAIGIWEMAQAVRRGGAHPPLVPLLAGGVITVGLAWFAGPDAQSLGLLVTVLGTMIWRLGDGPRNYQRDLTAATLIAVYVPFLGGFAALLAAAPDDGHLRVLVTLVAVVLSDTGGYAAGVAFGKHPMAPRISPKKSWEGFAGSVTAAAAGSALLLWLLFDVAPWWGALFGVAISCAAVLGDLAESMIKRDLGVKDMSNLLPGHGGLMDRLDSILFAVPTAYLLLAVLVPMAG, encoded by the coding sequence ATGTCCCGCCCCGACCCCTACGGTGCCGCCCAGCCGCGCGGCTGGGACCGCCCGGGCCCGCTGCCCTGGCCGGAGGCCGACCTCGAACCGCAGTCCTGGCAACGGCCCGGCGGCGCGGAGGCGTACGCGGAGTCGCCCGGGAGTACCCGTCCCGTCGCTGATCCGTACGCTCAGCCCTGGCCGGACGACGAGCGGTACGACGCGCCGCGCGGCCGCCGGCGGTACGAGGACCAGCCGGGCCCCGGCCGGAACGAGCGTGACCGCTGGGACGGCGGCCCGACCCACCGGGACGAGCCCGACCAGTGGGACCGCGGCCCGGGCCACCGGGCCGAGCGCGAGCAGTGGGACGCCGGCCGGACCCACCGGGACCCGGGCCCGGGCCAGCGGGACGACCTCCCGTACCGGGAGACCCGCGGTGATTCGCGTGACCGGGCCTACGACGAGCCGGTTCGGGGTAGCCGTCCGGACGTAGCGGACGATGAGTATCCGACCGCTCAGATCACCCCGGTGCGGGATGAACCGGCCGGGCAGCTCACCGCCCTGCGGGACGAACCGACCGGCCAGCTGGCGGCGGTACGGGACGAGCCGGCACCGGAGTCGCCCGGCCGGCGCGGGCGGGGCCGCCGCCGGGCCAGCGCGGACCGGCCGCCGACCGCCCAGCCCTCGTCGGGCCGGGCGGGCCGGAACCTCCCGGCCGCCATCGGGGTCGGGCTGGCCCTGGGCGCGGCGATCGTGGTGCCGCTGTTCACCTACCGGCCGGCCTTCCTCGCCGTGGTCGCCGCCGCGGTGGCGATCGGCATCTGGGAGATGGCCCAGGCGGTCCGCCGCGGCGGGGCCCACCCGCCGCTGGTCCCGCTGCTCGCCGGCGGCGTGATCACCGTCGGGCTGGCCTGGTTCGCCGGCCCGGACGCGCAGAGTCTCGGCCTGCTGGTCACCGTGCTCGGCACGATGATCTGGCGGTTGGGCGACGGCCCCCGCAACTACCAGCGGGACCTGACCGCCGCCACCCTGATCGCGGTCTACGTGCCCTTCCTCGGCGGCTTCGCGGCCCTGCTCGCGGCCGCCCCCGACGACGGGCACCTGCGGGTGCTGGTGACCCTGGTCGCCGTGGTGCTCTCCGACACCGGCGGCTACGCGGCCGGCGTCGCCTTCGGCAAGCACCCGATGGCCCCCAGGATCAGCCCGAAGAAATCCTGGGAGGGCTTCGCCGGCTCGGTGACCGCCGCCGCCGCGGGCAGTGCCCTGCTGCTCTGGCTGCTCTTCGACGTGGCCCCGTGGTGGGGCGCGCTGTTCGGGGTGGCGATCTCGTGCGCGGCGGTCCTCGGCGACCTCGCCGAGTCGATGATCAAGCGGGACCTCGGGGTCAAGGACATGAGCAACCTGCTTCCCGGGCACGGTGGCCTGATGGACCGGCTCGACTCGATCCTGTTCGCGGTGCCGACGGCGTACCTGCTGCTGGCGGTCCTGGTGCCGATGGCGGGCTGA
- the frr gene encoding ribosome recycling factor, with amino-acid sequence MIDDTLLEAEEKMERAIEHAKEEFGGIRTGRANAAMFSRILIDYYGTPTPLPQMASIAVPEPRMVIIKPYDNSQLGAMEKAIRDSDLGVNPNNEGNQLRILLPQMTEERRRDMIKAARHKGEEAKVAVRNIRRKGKEELDRLVKDGEVGEDEGRRAEKELDDLTQRFVATVDELIKRKETELLEV; translated from the coding sequence GTGATCGACGACACCCTCCTCGAGGCGGAGGAGAAGATGGAGCGTGCCATCGAGCACGCCAAGGAGGAGTTCGGCGGCATCCGCACCGGTCGCGCCAACGCCGCCATGTTCTCCCGGATCCTCATCGACTACTACGGCACCCCCACGCCGCTGCCCCAGATGGCGTCCATCGCGGTGCCCGAGCCGCGCATGGTGATCATTAAGCCGTACGACAACTCGCAGCTGGGCGCCATGGAGAAGGCGATCCGGGACTCCGACCTCGGGGTCAACCCGAACAACGAGGGCAACCAGCTGCGCATCCTGCTCCCCCAGATGACCGAGGAGCGGCGCCGCGACATGATCAAGGCGGCCCGGCACAAGGGCGAGGAGGCCAAGGTCGCCGTCCGCAACATCCGCCGCAAGGGCAAGGAAGAGCTGGACCGGCTGGTGAAGGACGGCGAGGTCGGCGAGGACGAGGGCCGGCGCGCCGAGAAGGAGCTGGACGACCTGACCCAGCGGTTCGTCGCCACCGTCGACGAGCTGATCAAGCGCAAGGAGACCGAGCTGCTCGAGGTCTGA
- the pyrH gene encoding UMP kinase — protein MTQVVSDRSLAADDPTAPPPGRARRVVLKLSGEVFGGGAIGVDPDVVQGIARQIATVVRRGVQVSVVVGGGNFFRGAELQKRGMDRARADYMGMLGTVMNCLALQDFLEKEGVETRVQSAITMAQVAEPYIPLRAIRHLEKGRVVIFGAGAGMPYFSTDTVAAQRALEIRADVVLMSKNGVDAVYTADPRTDPTASKLDSITFSEVLRRNLRVADAAAFSLCMENGLPMLVFGAEGDDTIVRAVGGEKIGTLITA, from the coding sequence ATGACGCAGGTTGTGAGTGACCGGAGCCTGGCGGCGGATGATCCGACCGCCCCACCGCCCGGCCGGGCACGTCGGGTGGTGTTGAAGCTGTCCGGCGAGGTCTTCGGCGGCGGCGCGATCGGCGTCGACCCCGATGTCGTCCAGGGCATCGCCCGGCAGATCGCCACCGTGGTGCGTCGCGGCGTGCAGGTCTCCGTGGTGGTCGGCGGTGGCAACTTCTTCCGCGGCGCCGAGCTGCAGAAGCGCGGCATGGACCGGGCCCGGGCCGACTACATGGGCATGCTCGGCACGGTGATGAACTGCCTGGCCCTCCAGGACTTCCTGGAGAAGGAGGGCGTCGAGACCCGGGTGCAGAGCGCCATCACCATGGCCCAGGTCGCCGAGCCGTACATCCCGTTGCGGGCGATCCGGCACCTGGAGAAGGGCCGGGTGGTGATCTTCGGCGCGGGCGCCGGCATGCCGTACTTCTCCACCGACACCGTCGCCGCCCAGCGGGCGCTGGAGATCCGCGCCGACGTGGTGCTGATGAGCAAGAACGGCGTGGACGCCGTGTACACCGCGGACCCTCGGACCGACCCGACCGCGAGCAAGCTCGACTCGATCACCTTCTCCGAGGTGCTGCGCCGCAACCTGCGGGTGGCCGACGCCGCGGCGTTCAGCCTCTGCATGGAGAACGGCCTGCCGATGCTGGTCTTCGGCGCCGAGGGCGACGACACCATCGTCCGCGCCGTCGGTGGCGAGAAGATCGGCACCCTGATCACCGCCTGA
- the tsf gene encoding translation elongation factor Ts, giving the protein MSNFTAADVKKLRDLTGAGMMDCKKALTEAEGDFDKAVEILRVKGAKDVGKRAARTAANGLVAHAGQALLELNCETDFVAKNDAFIALAQQLVEHGVASGASSAEELLASTIDGKSVADLVQEQSAKIGEKLVLSRFAKLAGNTTVYLHRKSQDLPPAVGVLVQYTGKSDEAADSDARGVAMQIAAMRPKYLTRDEVPAEVVEAERRVAEQTAREENKPEAALPKIVEGRVNAFFKDFVLLEQASVTDNKKTVQQVLAEAGIEVTGFLRFEVGQA; this is encoded by the coding sequence ATGTCCAACTTCACCGCCGCGGACGTCAAGAAGCTCCGCGACCTCACCGGCGCCGGCATGATGGACTGCAAGAAGGCGCTGACCGAGGCCGAGGGCGACTTCGACAAGGCCGTCGAGATCCTGCGCGTCAAGGGCGCCAAGGACGTCGGCAAGCGGGCCGCCCGCACGGCCGCCAACGGCCTCGTCGCCCACGCCGGTCAGGCGCTGCTCGAGCTCAACTGCGAGACCGACTTCGTCGCCAAGAACGACGCCTTCATCGCGCTGGCCCAGCAGCTGGTCGAGCACGGCGTGGCCAGCGGCGCGAGCAGCGCCGAGGAGCTGCTCGCCAGCACCATCGACGGCAAGAGCGTCGCCGACCTGGTCCAGGAGCAGTCCGCCAAGATCGGCGAGAAGCTGGTCCTCAGCCGCTTCGCCAAGCTTGCGGGCAACACCACGGTCTACCTGCACCGCAAGAGCCAGGACCTGCCGCCGGCCGTCGGCGTGCTGGTGCAGTACACCGGCAAGAGCGACGAGGCCGCTGACTCCGATGCCCGCGGCGTGGCCATGCAGATCGCCGCGATGCGGCCGAAGTACCTCACCCGCGACGAGGTCCCGGCCGAGGTCGTCGAGGCGGAGCGGCGCGTCGCCGAGCAGACCGCCCGCGAGGAGAACAAGCCCGAGGCGGCGCTGCCGAAGATCGTCGAGGGCCGGGTGAACGCCTTCTTCAAGGACTTCGTCCTGCTGGAGCAGGCGTCGGTCACCGACAACAAGAAGACGGTGCAGCAGGTGCTGGCCGAGGCCGGCATCGAGGTGACCGGCTTCCTGCGGTTCGAGGTCGGCCAGGCCTGA